In one Pseudodesulfovibrio tunisiensis genomic region, the following are encoded:
- a CDS encoding amidohydrolase family protein, with product MTRREMLQAMGMVAAAAAVSPGTALSKSMPKAPGGGLLKSDAHCHVVDFIQGSEGLKSLIGHMNKAGVAHCQIMGLPVTKKWDRVDRKPPTYYLDNDSRVYFYGSTDVDVARAYQALPESERGRLHPFLCGFNPTDQYAINHVRRMFDWFPEVWQGIGEIMLRHDDLTALTLGETATADHPALDSVYAFAARRNLPVQLHSNVGNKRLGEPVYLYEVENALAKHPETTIILAHAGVSRSFSIPTITADIKGLMTRRPNLWIDLSWVVYEECVAPGGHVDERWVDLVETFPRRVMIGTDMIGHWSEYAAAIGKYDPFLAKLGPETAMRVASRNFLDLVGATKRTPATADPGKEEQPLQQRLSLLSSDVVEV from the coding sequence ATGACGCGACGTGAGATGTTGCAGGCGATGGGAATGGTGGCTGCGGCCGCCGCCGTAAGCCCCGGGACGGCTTTGTCCAAGTCCATGCCCAAAGCTCCGGGAGGGGGCCTCCTCAAGAGCGACGCCCACTGCCACGTGGTGGACTTCATTCAGGGCAGCGAAGGGCTCAAAAGCCTGATCGGGCATATGAACAAGGCCGGGGTGGCGCACTGCCAGATCATGGGTCTGCCTGTGACAAAAAAATGGGACAGGGTCGATCGGAAGCCGCCGACCTATTATCTCGACAACGATTCCCGGGTTTATTTTTACGGGTCCACGGACGTGGACGTGGCCAGAGCGTATCAGGCCCTGCCAGAGAGCGAACGCGGTCGGCTCCACCCGTTCCTGTGCGGTTTCAATCCCACCGACCAATACGCCATCAACCATGTACGCCGGATGTTCGACTGGTTTCCCGAAGTCTGGCAGGGCATCGGCGAAATCATGCTGCGCCACGATGATCTCACCGCCCTGACCTTGGGCGAGACGGCCACGGCCGACCATCCGGCCTTGGATTCGGTCTATGCTTTTGCCGCCCGGCGCAACCTACCGGTTCAACTGCATTCCAATGTCGGCAACAAGCGGCTTGGGGAACCGGTGTATCTCTACGAAGTGGAAAACGCTCTGGCCAAGCACCCGGAGACCACAATTATCCTGGCGCACGCCGGGGTGTCCCGGTCTTTCTCCATTCCGACCATCACGGCCGACATCAAGGGGCTGATGACCCGCCGTCCCAACCTCTGGATCGACCTGTCGTGGGTGGTCTACGAGGAGTGCGTGGCCCCGGGCGGCCATGTGGACGAACGCTGGGTCGATTTGGTGGAGACGTTTCCCCGGCGGGTCATGATCGGCACGGACATGATAGGCCACTGGTCGGAGTACGCGGCCGCCATCGGCAAGTACGATCCATTTCTGGCCAAACTGGGGCCGGAGACTGCCATGCGGGTGGCCAGCCGCAACTTTCTGGATTTGGTCGGCGCAACAAAGCGCACCCCGGCCACGGCCGATCCCGGGAAGGAGGAACAGCCCTTGCAGCAACGTCTGTCCTTGCTGTCCTCGGACGTGGTCGAGGTATAG
- a CDS encoding sensor domain-containing diguanylate cyclase encodes MQKAVFRKEEIILGRVRTCLESGKKIQAFDSLVAEYGKLLRQSRRLVTMGDRMQNSLNELNQSLTASEWKYRSIFENVVEGIFRASPDGRLVEVNPALADMFGYATPSDFLACFSRVQEMFRSISSVKRYENTLERQGSLRAYQTEMKHSDGRFFWGELSASLLPEQEEAPGGIVGVIVDVTERKCMMEEMCRLARTDSLTGLWNRGYFIELARRELARNQRHGGALSLLMVDVDHFKSVNDSHGHDVGDQALQTLASVFCASVREIDVIGRFGGEEFVILLPGSGRMDACFVADRIRAAVRDEIVPTRDGPLQLSVSIGVTSWSEKTRDLDELLKYADIALYAAKKNGRDRVEVFRRPCCM; translated from the coding sequence GTGCAGAAGGCGGTATTCAGGAAAGAGGAAATAATTCTGGGCCGGGTTCGTACCTGCTTGGAATCAGGGAAAAAAATTCAGGCTTTTGATTCCCTTGTTGCGGAATACGGAAAATTGCTGCGCCAAAGTCGTCGTCTGGTGACCATGGGTGACAGGATGCAGAACAGTCTGAATGAACTGAATCAATCCTTGACCGCCAGCGAATGGAAGTATCGCAGCATATTTGAAAACGTGGTTGAAGGCATTTTTCGCGCTAGCCCCGATGGCAGGCTGGTAGAGGTCAATCCCGCTCTGGCTGACATGTTCGGTTATGCCACTCCCTCTGATTTTCTGGCCTGTTTTTCAAGGGTGCAGGAAATGTTTCGCAGTATTTCCTCAGTGAAGCGCTATGAAAACACGCTTGAACGGCAGGGAAGCCTGCGTGCCTATCAAACCGAAATGAAGCATTCGGACGGAAGATTCTTCTGGGGAGAACTGAGTGCCAGTCTGTTGCCTGAACAGGAGGAAGCGCCTGGCGGAATCGTGGGCGTGATCGTGGACGTGACCGAACGGAAGTGCATGATGGAAGAGATGTGCCGACTCGCCCGGACGGACAGCCTGACCGGGCTGTGGAACAGGGGCTACTTCATTGAGTTGGCCCGCAGGGAACTGGCGCGGAATCAACGGCATGGCGGAGCGCTTTCCCTGCTCATGGTGGATGTGGACCATTTCAAGTCGGTCAATGATTCCCACGGGCACGATGTGGGCGATCAGGCCTTGCAAACCCTGGCTTCGGTTTTTTGTGCCTCGGTCCGTGAAATTGATGTTATCGGACGTTTCGGAGGAGAGGAGTTTGTCATTCTGCTTCCCGGTTCCGGAAGGATGGACGCCTGTTTTGTGGCGGATCGCATTCGAGCTGCGGTCAGGGATGAAATCGTGCCGACCAGGGACGGCCCATTGCAGTTGTCTGTCAGTATCGGCGTCACTTCCTGGAGTGAAAAGACACGTGATCTTGATGAACTGCTGAAATACGCGGATATCGCGCTGTACGCGGCCAAGAAAAATGGTCGGGATCGGGTTGAAGTGTTTCGTCGTCCTTGCTGCATGTAG
- a CDS encoding PP2C family protein-serine/threonine phosphatase has protein sequence MKMKLKFIKQVETKMTWVNGMVERVAGWSIRRKMDIVLFLGLVLFPLALLLVGYSQDQSSLLNFTVGFLTLSVILFIPISRGLSLLMAEHSIRKLNDQCYRLKRGDYSLDVLPPEQGEEHDFMRLRRNLHWMGYAIATREQKLASAIDKLAETQHQILESIEYASLIQTSFLPDVGKFSDIFSSHFLLWSQRDRVGGDSCWVKRYGSGFFVAVIDCTGHGVPGAFMTLIVQSMLERAVFEANSAKPSEVLARLNCLIKDALGQNDGTSRSDDGLDCALCFIEPDRSRLFFSGANRPLFIMENHQIRTLKGDRCGIGYVRSPKAFAFTDHEVSLRPGMRFFLTTDGVTDQVGGPRGLPFGKSRLLAFLLEHADNTLEGQDIPLRKTLEDYRGEEPRRDDVTVLGFEI, from the coding sequence ATGAAAATGAAACTCAAATTCATAAAACAGGTTGAAACGAAAATGACATGGGTGAATGGCATGGTTGAACGCGTAGCCGGGTGGAGCATCAGACGAAAAATGGATATTGTCCTGTTTCTGGGGCTTGTTCTCTTTCCCCTCGCACTGCTTTTGGTCGGCTATTCGCAGGATCAGAGCTCACTGCTCAATTTCACGGTAGGATTTCTGACCTTGTCCGTGATCCTTTTCATCCCCATATCGCGCGGGCTCAGTCTGCTCATGGCCGAACACAGCATTCGGAAATTGAATGACCAGTGCTATCGGCTCAAGAGGGGGGATTATTCTCTGGATGTGCTGCCGCCGGAGCAGGGGGAGGAGCATGATTTCATGCGACTCAGGCGAAATCTGCACTGGATGGGGTACGCCATTGCCACTCGGGAGCAGAAGCTGGCCAGTGCCATCGACAAACTGGCCGAAACGCAACATCAGATTCTGGAAAGCATCGAATACGCCAGCCTGATTCAAACCTCGTTTCTGCCGGACGTGGGCAAATTCAGTGACATTTTCAGCAGTCATTTTCTGCTTTGGAGCCAACGGGACAGGGTTGGTGGAGATTCCTGCTGGGTGAAACGGTACGGCTCCGGTTTTTTCGTGGCGGTCATAGATTGCACAGGCCATGGCGTGCCCGGCGCATTCATGACCCTGATCGTGCAGTCTATGCTGGAAAGGGCCGTGTTCGAAGCGAATTCCGCAAAGCCTTCCGAAGTGCTGGCCAGACTGAATTGCCTCATCAAGGATGCTCTTGGTCAAAACGATGGGACGTCCCGATCCGATGACGGGCTTGATTGCGCGTTGTGCTTCATCGAACCGGACAGAAGCCGTTTGTTTTTTTCCGGTGCGAATCGTCCCTTGTTCATCATGGAAAATCATCAGATTCGTACGCTCAAGGGAGATCGTTGCGGCATCGGATACGTGCGTTCGCCCAAAGCATTTGCTTTTACCGATCACGAAGTTTCGTTGCGGCCCGGAATGCGTTTCTTTCTGACAACGGATGGCGTCACGGATCAGGTCGGCGGTCCCAGGGGATTGCCGTTTGGAAAAAGTCGGCTCTTGGCCTTTTTGCTGGAGCATGCGGACAACACGTTGGAAGGACAGGATATTCCGCTGAGAAAAACGCTTGAAGACTATAGAGGTGAGGAACCCAGAAGAGATGATGTCACGGTGCTTGGATTTGAAATTTAG
- a CDS encoding SiaB family protein kinase, producing the protein MTPEMFGYYEKFQKDRAILYFNGPVSQGMVESFAELMREKMRFEVADRNVVHRVFAILVEQMQNIVRYSVDKSTDHTESNGEIALGQVVVGQEDDGRFFVACANRIAAKDGETLSKRIEKVRSMSKADLKVLYREQRRNGPAPDSKGAGLGFIDMARKAAGPMDFRIIPVDCDTSFFSMKVVA; encoded by the coding sequence ATGACACCGGAAATGTTTGGATACTATGAAAAATTCCAGAAAGATCGGGCAATACTGTATTTCAACGGTCCTGTTTCACAGGGTATGGTGGAGAGTTTTGCCGAATTGATGCGCGAAAAGATGCGTTTTGAGGTCGCGGACAGAAATGTCGTGCACCGCGTGTTTGCGATTCTTGTGGAACAAATGCAGAACATCGTTCGATACTCCGTGGACAAAAGTACGGATCATACTGAAAGCAATGGCGAAATTGCTCTCGGGCAGGTTGTCGTGGGGCAGGAGGATGACGGACGTTTTTTCGTGGCCTGCGCCAATCGGATCGCGGCAAAGGATGGAGAGACTCTTTCGAAACGTATCGAAAAGGTTCGCTCCATGAGCAAGGCCGACCTCAAGGTTCTTTACAGGGAACAACGCCGCAATGGTCCTGCACCGGATTCCAAGGGAGCGGGATTGGGATTCATCGACATGGCCCGAAAGGCTGCCGGGCCCATGGATTTCAGGATCATTCCCGTGGATTGCGATACGTCCTTTTTTTCCATGAAGGTCGTTGCCTGA
- a CDS encoding DUF1987 domain-containing protein: MTKYTVQGTKSSPFIDFDPTSGVFEIRGESYPENCSRFYTPMFDWLASYMDSAPRTRTELNMEVIYFNSSTSKVFMDLFDMLDNEAAKGRNIVVNWRYHEENEIAQECGEEFMEDVSNVRFNLVEIPA, encoded by the coding sequence ATGACCAAATATACCGTGCAGGGGACCAAATCATCTCCTTTCATCGATTTCGATCCGACGTCAGGTGTTTTCGAGATCAGGGGGGAATCGTACCCGGAAAACTGCTCCCGATTCTACACTCCCATGTTCGACTGGCTCGCATCCTACATGGACTCCGCCCCTCGCACCCGCACCGAATTGAACATGGAGGTCATCTATTTCAACAGTTCCACGTCCAAGGTGTTCATGGACCTTTTCGACATGCTCGACAATGAGGCGGCCAAAGGCCGGAATATTGTGGTGAATTGGCGATATCACGAGGAAAACGAGATCGCGCAGGAGTGCGGTGAGGAATTCATGGAGGATGTCAGCAACGTTCGCTTCAACCTTGTGGAAATTCCAGCCTGA
- a CDS encoding methyl-accepting chemotaxis protein, with amino-acid sequence MRRILFLVGSFFRLNRAARCIWAVNGLVGGVCLGAAAVSGFHVARMEMPHAHWWLGGTVALGLLILFLFTSAALCRYVCRPLEDICTSCRDAASGNYENLPRSNHPAEMGELGKAVGEIIFGVREKIDDAEAMRREAFKESRKATRAVRRAEQESARAEAARGQTLEQASSQIEQVVDMVCGGAGNLLSTVRSAGQGAASQQRKLEEAGESMEQMNIAAADISSNSGEAVAKSSMATEQAVQGARIVKRSIHAISELDALYHSLAENVDRLGRETGNIGSVIEVISDIADQTNLLALNAAIEAARAGDAGRGFAVVADEVRKLAEKTMDATGRVGKIINSIRLVADSNIEGMREAGKAMNDVTSSARESGQALDAIVTLSRDATNRIQGIATASDQQAAASEQMGRVVKVINDVAGNTAEGTQRADECLERLIGNMNELQRIVEDMRQEGVAFRKAA; translated from the coding sequence ATGCGGCGGATTCTTTTCCTTGTTGGATCCTTTTTTCGTCTGAATCGTGCGGCCCGTTGCATCTGGGCTGTCAACGGACTGGTCGGCGGCGTATGCCTCGGGGCGGCCGCGGTCAGCGGATTTCATGTTGCCCGGATGGAAATGCCTCATGCGCATTGGTGGCTTGGCGGAACCGTGGCGCTGGGACTGCTCATCCTGTTTCTTTTTACCTCGGCAGCGTTGTGCCGGTACGTGTGCCGCCCTCTGGAGGACATTTGCACTTCGTGCCGGGATGCGGCGTCAGGGAATTATGAAAATCTCCCCCGGTCGAACCATCCTGCGGAAATGGGAGAGCTTGGCAAGGCCGTGGGTGAAATCATTTTCGGTGTACGGGAAAAAATCGATGATGCCGAAGCCATGCGCCGGGAAGCTTTCAAGGAATCCCGCAAGGCAACTCGCGCCGTGCGGCGTGCGGAACAGGAATCCGCCAGAGCCGAGGCAGCCAGAGGACAGACATTGGAACAGGCGTCGTCGCAAATCGAACAGGTGGTGGACATGGTGTGCGGCGGAGCCGGCAATCTGCTTTCAACGGTGCGTTCCGCAGGGCAGGGAGCTGCTTCCCAGCAACGCAAGCTGGAAGAGGCCGGGGAGTCCATGGAACAGATGAACATCGCGGCAGCGGATATTTCCAGCAATTCCGGAGAGGCTGTCGCCAAGTCCTCCATGGCCACGGAACAGGCCGTGCAGGGGGCTCGGATCGTGAAACGGAGCATTCATGCGATTTCGGAATTGGACGCCCTGTATCATTCTCTGGCCGAAAACGTGGACAGACTGGGCAGGGAAACCGGGAACATCGGCAGCGTCATCGAGGTGATCAGCGACATAGCGGATCAGACCAATCTGTTGGCCTTGAATGCCGCCATAGAAGCGGCCCGTGCCGGAGATGCCGGTCGAGGGTTTGCCGTGGTGGCGGATGAGGTGCGCAAGCTGGCGGAAAAGACCATGGATGCCACCGGCAGGGTTGGAAAAATCATCAATTCCATTCGTCTTGTCGCGGATTCCAATATCGAAGGAATGCGGGAGGCGGGAAAAGCCATGAATGACGTGACCTCCTCGGCCAGGGAATCCGGACAGGCGCTCGATGCCATCGTGACATTATCTCGGGATGCAACGAACCGCATACAGGGAATTGCCACGGCATCGGATCAGCAGGCCGCAGCATCGGAACAGATGGGGCGTGTTGTGAAGGTCATCAATGATGTAGCCGGAAATACGGCGGAAGGAACGCAACGGGCGGATGAATGCCTGGAGCGGTTGATCGGAAACATGAATGAACTGCAGCGGATCGTGGAAGACATGCGCCAGGAGGGCGTTGCCTTTCGCAAGGCTGCCTAG
- a CDS encoding AAA family ATPase has translation MTPKQIENALKLLVPLAQPVFVWGAPGVGKSQIVAQVAEKLGRELVDIRAVLLDPVDLRGLPRIEKDGTASWCPPSFLPTRGEGVLFLDELNAAPPLVQAACYQLVLDRRIGEYELPDGWTVVAAGNRESDRAVTHRMPSALANRFVHLDFETDVKDWLEWAESRGLSPELLAFIRFRPALLHDFDPQGSEKAFPSPRTWEYVARIAQAVPAADMEYDLVKGAVGEGAAAEFVGFCKVYRELPDPDEVLAAPETAAMPESPATMYALCEALARKAGNETSEALVTYASRLPSEFGVVLVRGAVRTHRDMVRTPAFSRWAEANADVLF, from the coding sequence ATGACACCGAAACAGATTGAAAACGCTTTGAAGCTCCTTGTGCCTTTGGCTCAGCCCGTCTTTGTCTGGGGAGCGCCGGGAGTGGGCAAAAGTCAGATTGTGGCACAGGTGGCCGAGAAACTGGGCCGTGAACTCGTGGACATCAGAGCCGTTCTGCTCGACCCGGTCGACTTGCGCGGACTGCCGAGGATCGAGAAGGACGGAACCGCAAGCTGGTGCCCGCCGTCCTTTTTGCCGACTCGGGGAGAAGGGGTTCTCTTTCTGGATGAATTGAATGCGGCTCCGCCTCTGGTGCAGGCCGCCTGCTATCAGTTGGTGCTGGACCGTCGGATAGGGGAATATGAATTGCCCGACGGATGGACCGTGGTGGCGGCCGGCAACCGGGAATCCGATCGTGCGGTGACGCATCGGATGCCATCGGCTCTGGCCAACCGGTTTGTTCACCTTGATTTCGAGACGGATGTGAAGGATTGGCTCGAATGGGCGGAATCCCGGGGCCTGTCGCCGGAACTGCTTGCCTTCATCCGTTTCCGCCCCGCCCTGCTGCATGATTTTGATCCGCAGGGAAGTGAAAAGGCGTTTCCCTCGCCGCGTACCTGGGAATATGTTGCCCGCATTGCGCAGGCAGTACCTGCGGCCGACATGGAATACGATCTGGTCAAGGGGGCCGTGGGCGAAGGTGCGGCTGCGGAATTCGTCGGTTTCTGCAAGGTCTACCGCGAGCTTCCCGATCCGGATGAGGTCCTTGCCGCTCCAGAGACCGCTGCCATGCCCGAAAGTCCAGCCACCATGTACGCCTTGTGTGAAGCCTTGGCCAGAAAGGCCGGAAACGAGACTTCCGAGGCGCTTGTGACCTATGCTTCCAGACTGCCGTCGGAATTCGGTGTGGTTCTGGTTCGCGGCGCGGTGCGCACCCATCGGGACATGGTGCGAACCCCAGCCTTTTCCCGCTGGGCCGAAGCCAATGCGGATGTGCTGTTCTGA
- a CDS encoding DUF2201 family putative metallopeptidase: protein MRETIRRKLLKARTALVLDHPFFGSLCLRMTPEEDSTCRTAWTDGRTLAYNPAYVDSLEPDALCGLLAHTVMHPACQHHTRRKGRDHDLWNMACDHAINWLLLDAGLNLPVGYLDNPAYHGLNADEIYAALASAASGDGPGELGESGDGQEQGDAAPEQAGSSHGEEGSGDEVSGSGGQGEQDGGPDSGDDGEAEYSKDPGMSGDPGGSGEVRDADNEDGSGSPRGQEKADEEWRMALAEAAQQARDMGKLPGGLERLVKSVLSPRLDWRELLDRFIRDRARNDYAWTPPSRRHLHMGLYFPSLAQEALPEVVLALDTSGSVTAHDLEQFAAELSAILEQYDTTLRILYCDREIMGEQTVRREDLPLSLKACGGGGTDFRPVFRHVEETGMAPACLVYLTDMVSTGFPENIPPYPVLWARIGGGGRIPPFGNVIDIVQ, encoded by the coding sequence ATGCGCGAGACCATCCGCAGAAAACTGCTCAAGGCGCGGACAGCCCTTGTTCTGGATCACCCCTTTTTCGGGAGTCTGTGTCTGCGCATGACTCCGGAGGAGGACTCGACGTGCCGAACAGCATGGACCGATGGGCGAACTCTTGCCTACAACCCGGCCTATGTGGACAGTCTGGAACCGGACGCCCTCTGCGGCCTGCTGGCGCATACCGTGATGCACCCAGCCTGTCAGCATCACACCCGGCGCAAGGGGCGCGACCATGATTTATGGAACATGGCCTGCGATCATGCCATCAATTGGCTTTTGCTGGATGCCGGATTGAACCTGCCTGTCGGGTATCTGGACAATCCCGCCTACCACGGCTTGAATGCGGACGAAATCTATGCGGCTCTGGCCTCCGCTGCATCCGGTGACGGTCCCGGGGAACTCGGCGAGTCCGGGGATGGCCAGGAGCAGGGCGATGCCGCACCGGAACAGGCTGGATCGTCGCATGGCGAAGAGGGCTCGGGAGACGAAGTTTCCGGAAGTGGAGGGCAGGGCGAACAGGATGGCGGACCGGACAGCGGGGATGATGGCGAGGCCGAATATTCGAAAGACCCCGGGATGTCCGGCGATCCGGGTGGAAGCGGCGAAGTGCGCGACGCGGACAACGAGGACGGTTCCGGCAGTCCTCGGGGACAGGAAAAGGCGGACGAGGAATGGCGCATGGCTCTTGCCGAAGCCGCGCAGCAGGCAAGGGACATGGGCAAGTTGCCCGGCGGATTGGAAAGGCTGGTCAAGTCCGTGCTTTCCCCGAGGCTGGATTGGCGCGAATTGCTGGATCGGTTCATTCGGGACAGGGCACGCAACGACTATGCCTGGACACCTCCCAGCCGCAGACATCTGCACATGGGGCTGTATTTCCCGTCCCTTGCGCAGGAAGCTCTGCCCGAGGTCGTTCTGGCTCTTGATACTTCCGGCAGCGTGACTGCCCATGATCTGGAACAGTTTGCGGCCGAGCTTTCCGCGATTCTGGAGCAGTATGACACCACACTTCGAATTCTGTACTGCGATCGGGAAATCATGGGGGAACAAACGGTTCGCCGTGAAGATCTGCCCCTCTCGCTGAAGGCATGCGGTGGCGGTGGAACGGATTTTCGGCCCGTGTTCCGCCATGTCGAGGAAACCGGCATGGCACCAGCCTGTCTGGTATATCTGACGGACATGGTCTCCACAGGTTTTCCTGAAAACATTCCTCCGTATCCCGTGCTGTGGGCACGTATCGGAGGAGGCGGACGGATTCCCCCGTTCGGCAACGTCATCGACATCGTGCAATGA
- a CDS encoding nucleoside deaminase translates to MSGSRHIPPTNLNWRELMAPAFAEACKAAKAGEAPIGAVLFTLSGDLIASAHNAPIVMNDPTAHAEVLCLRKAAQQLENYRLPNTVLAVTLEPCIMCVGALLHARVAGVVFGARDPRAGALVSNLDGHALPFANHHLWTVEGVLAEESSGLLKRFFLERRKH, encoded by the coding sequence ATGTCCGGTTCCCGTCACATTCCGCCGACCAATCTGAATTGGCGGGAACTCATGGCCCCGGCCTTTGCCGAAGCCTGCAAGGCAGCCAAGGCCGGGGAAGCTCCCATTGGAGCCGTCCTGTTCACACTTTCCGGCGATCTGATCGCCTCGGCGCACAACGCTCCCATCGTCATGAATGATCCGACCGCGCACGCGGAAGTGCTCTGCTTGCGCAAGGCAGCGCAACAGCTCGAAAACTACCGCTTGCCGAACACCGTTCTTGCCGTAACGCTCGAACCCTGCATCATGTGTGTCGGGGCCCTGCTTCATGCCCGGGTCGCAGGCGTTGTCTTCGGAGCCCGCGACCCCAGAGCCGGAGCCCTTGTTTCCAATCTCGACGGACACGCCCTCCCCTTTGCGAATCATCACCTCTGGACAGTGGAAGGCGTTCTGGCCGAAGAGAGCTCGGGGCTGCTGAAACGGTTTTTCCTGGAACGAAGAAAACACTGA
- a CDS encoding phosphoribosylformylglycinamidine synthase subunit PurQ, translating to MSRVKALVITGYGTNCENESAYAVKAAGADSADVIYFSDLAAGHVRMDAYNYLICPGGFLDGDDLGAAQAAALRWRWSKTENGDPVLNQLKNFFQDGGIILGICNGFQLLCKLGLLPAVGGKYFERQVSLSYNDSGRFEDRWVHLKANPASPCVFTKGLDKLYVPIRHGEGKIIPKDEAFLQELVDANLVAVQYVDPESGNPTQEYPYNPNGSPLGIAGLTDPSGRILGLMPHPEAYNHPTNHPSWTREGADAHPLGLAMLEAGVRYLREL from the coding sequence ATGTCCCGCGTCAAAGCCCTGGTGATCACCGGTTACGGAACCAACTGCGAGAATGAATCCGCATACGCGGTCAAGGCTGCGGGAGCGGATTCCGCAGATGTCATATATTTCTCCGATCTGGCGGCAGGCCATGTGCGCATGGATGCCTACAATTACCTGATTTGTCCAGGCGGATTTCTGGATGGAGACGATTTGGGCGCAGCGCAGGCCGCCGCGCTTCGCTGGCGTTGGTCCAAGACCGAAAACGGCGACCCCGTTCTGAACCAGTTGAAAAACTTTTTTCAGGACGGCGGCATCATTCTCGGCATCTGCAACGGATTCCAGCTTCTGTGCAAGCTGGGACTGCTCCCGGCTGTTGGTGGAAAGTACTTTGAACGGCAGGTCTCCCTGTCCTACAACGACTCCGGCAGATTCGAGGACAGATGGGTGCATCTCAAGGCCAATCCGGCCTCTCCCTGCGTCTTCACCAAGGGATTGGACAAGCTGTATGTCCCGATTCGCCACGGCGAAGGCAAGATCATTCCCAAGGATGAAGCCTTTCTGCAGGAGCTGGTGGATGCCAACCTTGTTGCCGTCCAGTACGTGGACCCGGAATCCGGCAACCCCACGCAGGAGTATCCCTACAATCCCAATGGTTCGCCTCTGGGCATCGCCGGTCTGACCGACCCTTCCGGCCGCATTCTGGGCCTCATGCCCCATCCCGAGGCATACAACCATCCCACGAATCACCCCTCCTGGACCCGTGAAGGTGCGGACGCCCATCCTCTGGGGTTGGCCATGCTCGAAGCCGGAGTCCGCTACCTCAGGGAACTGTAA